The following are encoded together in the Anoplopoma fimbria isolate UVic2021 breed Golden Eagle Sablefish chromosome 13, Afim_UVic_2022, whole genome shotgun sequence genome:
- the si:dkey-90l8.3 gene encoding LIM domain transcription factor LMO4-B codes for MVNSQASGVTPAPRSCAGCGGKIADRFLLFSMERYWHTRCLKCSCCQAQLGDIGTTCYSKGGMILCRSDYIRLFGHSGACNACGQSIPANEMVMRAQGNVYHLKCFSCATCRNRLMPGDRFHYINGTIFCEHDRPGAVLLNSHLPPLQSNSVLTDQKVC; via the exons ATGGTGAACAGCCAAGCATCAGGCGTGACGCCGGCCCCCAGGTCTTGTGCGGGATGCGGGGGGAAGATCGCCGACCGCTTCCTGCTCTTCTCCATGGAGCGCTACTGGCACACTCGCTGCCTCAAGTGCTCCTGCTGCCAAGCCCAGCTGGGGGACATTGGCACCACCTGCTACAGCAAAGGGGGCATGATTCTGTGTCGGAGCGACTACATCAg gctgtTCGGGCACAGCGGGGCGTGCAACGCCTGCGGACAGTCGATCCCAGCCAACGAAATGGTGATGAGGGCGCAGGGAAATGTTTACCACCTCAAG TGTTTCAGCTGTGCCACCTGTAGAAACAGACTAATGCCAGGCGATCGCTTCCATTACATCAACGGTACAATCTTCTGTGAGCACGACCGACCCGGCGCTGTCCTGCTCAACAGCCACCTGCCTCCACTTCAGAGCAACTCTGTGCTGACGGACCAGAAG GTATGCTGA